From a single Aestuariibius sp. HNIBRBA575 genomic region:
- a CDS encoding flavin reductase family protein has protein sequence MESFAPSEDARAFRNALGAYATGVTVVTTGTSEGPVGITANSFASVSLDPPLVLWSPAKSSKRFNTFRNASHFAIHVLDTHQREICDGFTRNKHAFDGLDWEEGANNVPLINGCLARFECSLSAAHDAGDHVILVGQVSRVSYREGLPLLFQAGRFVSLKG, from the coding sequence ATGGAGAGCTTCGCCCCAAGTGAGGATGCCCGCGCATTTCGCAACGCGCTTGGGGCTTATGCCACCGGTGTCACGGTTGTGACCACGGGGACTTCTGAGGGCCCTGTTGGTATCACTGCCAACAGTTTTGCGTCGGTTTCTCTGGATCCACCTTTGGTCCTGTGGTCTCCGGCGAAATCGTCCAAACGTTTCAACACGTTCCGGAATGCATCCCATTTCGCCATCCATGTGTTGGACACCCATCAACGTGAAATCTGCGATGGATTTACCCGTAACAAACACGCGTTTGACGGTCTTGATTGGGAGGAGGGCGCAAACAACGTGCCGCTGATCAATGGCTGTCTGGCGCGGTTTGAATGCAGTTTGTCAGCTGCACATGATGCAGGCGATCACGTGATCCTCGTGGGGCAAGTGTCCCGCGTCAGCTATCGCGAAGGTTTGCCGCTGTTGTTTCAAGCGGGACGGTTTGTCAGCCTCAAAGGCTGA
- a CDS encoding aldo/keto reductase family oxidoreductase — translation MDRVKIAQDLEFSEIIYGMWRLAEADDTSPEHVRNKISACLDQGITTMDQADIYGGYMAEEVLGNALTTDLRNKIEIVTKCDIVAPMGRYSDASAKYYDTSRAHIMASVDHSLRLMKTDRIDMLLIHRPDPMMDHHETGAALDDIVASGKVRAVGVSNFKLHDWTLLQSAMKTKLTTNQIELSLQAHDGFTNGDVAYLQERDLPIMAWSPLGGGALMAADAKAGAAMDRVAAEFNVDRGAVAVAWLLAHPAKILPVMGTNNLNRISNLTDALKVKLDRPAWFELYTAALGAEVP, via the coding sequence ATGGATCGCGTTAAAATTGCTCAAGACCTTGAATTTAGTGAAATTATCTATGGTATGTGGCGCCTTGCTGAGGCCGACGATACCAGCCCGGAACATGTGAGAAACAAAATTTCCGCCTGTCTGGATCAAGGTATCACAACCATGGATCAGGCCGATATTTACGGCGGCTACATGGCCGAAGAAGTGTTGGGGAATGCGCTGACGACGGATCTGAGGAACAAGATCGAGATCGTAACAAAATGCGATATCGTTGCGCCGATGGGCCGCTATAGTGATGCGTCAGCTAAGTATTATGACACGTCCCGCGCCCATATTATGGCGTCGGTCGATCATTCCTTGCGATTGATGAAAACCGACCGGATCGACATGCTGTTGATCCACCGTCCCGATCCCATGATGGATCATCATGAAACCGGCGCTGCCTTGGACGACATTGTTGCATCCGGTAAGGTACGCGCAGTTGGCGTTTCCAATTTCAAATTGCATGATTGGACATTGCTGCAGTCGGCAATGAAAACCAAGCTGACCACCAACCAGATTGAACTGAGCTTGCAAGCGCATGACGGGTTCACAAATGGCGACGTTGCCTATTTGCAGGAACGCGATCTGCCCATTATGGCGTGGTCTCCGTTGGGTGGGGGCGCATTGATGGCCGCCGACGCCAAGGCAGGTGCTGCCATGGACCGTGTTGCCGCTGAATTCAACGTAGATCGTGGCGCGGTTGCCGTGGCTTGGTTATTGGCCCACCCGGCAAAAATATTGCCTGTTATGGGTACGAATAACTTGAATAGAATCAGCAACCTGACTGATGCTCTTAAAGTGAAACTGGATCGACCAGCTTGGTTCGAACTTTACACCGCAGCGCTCGGCGCTGAGGTTCCTTAA
- a CDS encoding LLM class flavin-dependent oxidoreductase, which produces MTVVPVTSADLNAAEVSWFSALCSDDYQFLGVPDGDLRSSFEHCRDIVLEAERQGFRNILAPSSYQVGQDTLSFVAGMAPLTSKINMLAAIRCGEMQPIMLARTIATLDHMLKGRLTLNVISSDFPGEVADSAFRYRRSREVVQILRQAWTQDEINFDGDIYNFQGLTTDPARPYQTNGGPLLYFGGYSPAALDLCGEFCDVYLMWPEPKANIEQRMKDAHAAAQKYNRTLDFGLRVHMIVRDTEAEAKEYADYIASKLDDEYGKLIRDRAHDSISLGVSHQAKARELADKFGYVEPNMWTGVGRARSGCGAALVGSTDQVLSKIEEYQKMGIRAFIFSGYPHIDEAQHFGTKVLPQIKTCSLPHAYGRVPAETPMTPLGAGVRT; this is translated from the coding sequence ATGACCGTCGTGCCAGTCACGTCGGCGGACCTGAATGCTGCAGAAGTATCCTGGTTCTCCGCGCTATGCTCTGACGATTACCAATTTTTGGGCGTGCCCGATGGTGATCTTCGTTCATCTTTTGAACATTGCCGTGACATTGTGCTGGAAGCAGAACGTCAGGGTTTTCGCAACATCCTCGCCCCGTCCTCCTACCAGGTTGGTCAGGATACGCTCAGCTTTGTTGCTGGCATGGCCCCTTTGACGAGCAAAATCAACATGCTGGCCGCCATCCGGTGTGGTGAAATGCAACCCATCATGCTGGCACGGACAATCGCGACCCTCGATCATATGCTAAAGGGTCGGTTGACGCTAAACGTCATTTCATCGGATTTCCCGGGCGAAGTTGCAGACAGCGCATTCCGGTATCGACGGTCCCGCGAAGTTGTGCAAATTCTGCGTCAGGCATGGACGCAGGATGAGATCAACTTTGACGGCGATATCTATAACTTTCAGGGGTTAACCACAGACCCTGCGCGTCCCTATCAAACCAATGGCGGTCCCCTGCTCTATTTTGGCGGGTATTCCCCTGCCGCTTTGGATCTTTGTGGCGAATTTTGTGATGTTTATTTGATGTGGCCAGAACCAAAGGCCAATATTGAACAACGCATGAAAGATGCGCATGCAGCAGCGCAAAAATACAACCGGACGCTGGATTTTGGTCTTCGTGTGCATATGATTGTGCGCGACACAGAAGCCGAAGCGAAGGAATATGCCGATTACATCGCGTCAAAGCTGGACGATGAATATGGCAAATTGATCCGCGACCGCGCCCATGACAGCATTTCTCTGGGGGTATCCCATCAGGCAAAAGCCCGCGAATTGGCCGACAAATTCGGCTATGTCGAACCCAATATGTGGACCGGAGTCGGTCGGGCGCGTTCGGGGTGTGGGGCGGCCTTGGTTGGCTCCACGGACCAAGTTCTGAGCAAGATCGAAGAGTACCAAAAAATGGGCATTCGCGCGTTCATCTTTTCGGGCTATCCGCATATTGATGAGGCGCAACATTTTGGCACCAAAGTGTTGCCCCAGATCAAAACCTGTTCCTTGCCCCACGCCTATGGACGTGTGCCGGCAGAGACCCCAATGACACCACTCGGCGCAGGAGTTCGCACCTAA
- a CDS encoding GntR family transcriptional regulator, with protein MSNGLGGYETPSALPRYVQISETLIREIAAGHLADGSRLPPERQMAVEMEVSVGTLRKALDLLVDQKLLERIQGSGNYVRARQDVNSVYSMFRLENVQGGGLPTAQVLSVDRLLKPQDFPEFGASVEGFRIRRLRRLDKIPMAIEEIWLDGGYIETLNASDLSDSLYLFYRQQLGLVIGHAEDRIGVANVPEWAPTEFDHDVGQAVGYIERVSWSQAGTRAEYSRTWFDYNKARYISRLGKG; from the coding sequence ATGTCCAATGGCTTGGGCGGATACGAAACGCCATCGGCATTGCCGCGCTATGTACAAATCAGTGAAACTTTGATTCGTGAAATAGCGGCGGGGCACCTTGCGGATGGATCGCGTTTGCCGCCCGAACGGCAAATGGCCGTCGAGATGGAAGTTTCCGTCGGCACATTGCGCAAAGCGTTAGATCTACTCGTGGATCAGAAGCTCTTGGAGCGCATTCAGGGGTCCGGAAATTATGTCCGGGCGCGTCAGGACGTTAATTCTGTTTATTCCATGTTTCGACTGGAAAACGTGCAGGGTGGTGGTTTGCCGACCGCCCAGGTTCTGTCCGTGGATCGGCTTTTGAAACCTCAGGATTTTCCAGAGTTCGGCGCTTCGGTGGAAGGGTTCCGGATCAGGCGTTTGCGGCGGTTGGACAAAATTCCAATGGCGATCGAAGAGATTTGGCTGGATGGGGGCTATATCGAAACCCTTAACGCATCAGATTTGTCAGACTCGCTTTATCTGTTTTACCGGCAACAATTGGGGCTGGTTATCGGTCACGCCGAAGATCGAATTGGCGTTGCAAATGTGCCTGAATGGGCACCCACAGAATTTGATCACGATGTAGGTCAAGCGGTTGGCTACATCGAACGCGTGAGCTGGTCACAAGCTGGAACACGCGCTGAATATTCACGAACATGGTTCGATTATAACAAAGCGAGATACATCTCGCGCCTTGGGAAGGGCTAA
- a CDS encoding Gfo/Idh/MocA family protein, producing MLKKVNYGIIGCGMMASEHIQNIKLLDGACVSVVYDPVPELAHAAAQLAGGTKVAESLADLLAHEALDALVIVSPNHLHVAQLKEIAATRPLPVLCEKPLFTEPSDHQWVSDLEQTFPQPIWVAMEYRYMPPITALMDQVQQSTGGIKMLTIREHRFPFLPKVGNWNRFNSQSGGTLVEKCCHFFDLMRLVLQDEPVRIMASAGQSVNHLDEVYDGEVPDIWDNGYVIVDFAGGVRAMLELCMFAEGAEYQEEISAVGPDGKIECFVPGPGRFWPTETLGAAPVSKLVLSPRSPKMPETIEIPVNPDLLDAGDHNGSTFYQHQRFLNVVRGQGAVEVSLTDGARAVLMGQAAQESARTGRAVDLSF from the coding sequence ATGTTGAAAAAAGTAAACTACGGCATCATCGGCTGTGGGATGATGGCGAGCGAGCACATTCAAAACATCAAGTTGTTGGATGGGGCTTGTGTAAGTGTGGTTTATGATCCGGTGCCAGAACTTGCGCATGCGGCGGCTCAGCTTGCGGGTGGGACAAAGGTCGCAGAAAGCTTGGCCGATTTACTAGCCCATGAGGCGTTGGATGCGTTGGTGATTGTCAGCCCTAACCATTTGCATGTCGCACAATTAAAGGAAATCGCCGCGACCCGCCCATTGCCCGTTCTGTGTGAAAAGCCGCTGTTTACGGAACCATCAGATCACCAATGGGTTTCTGACCTCGAACAAACCTTCCCGCAACCGATTTGGGTTGCGATGGAATATCGATATATGCCGCCTATTACGGCGCTGATGGACCAAGTCCAACAGTCAACCGGGGGCATAAAGATGCTCACAATTCGCGAGCATCGGTTTCCGTTTTTGCCAAAGGTCGGCAATTGGAACAGGTTTAATTCTCAATCAGGGGGGACACTGGTTGAGAAATGTTGTCACTTCTTTGACTTGATGCGTTTGGTTTTGCAGGACGAACCCGTACGGATCATGGCAAGTGCGGGACAATCTGTTAACCACCTTGATGAAGTCTACGATGGTGAGGTGCCTGATATTTGGGATAACGGCTATGTTATCGTGGATTTCGCGGGCGGCGTGCGTGCAATGTTGGAATTGTGTATGTTTGCCGAAGGTGCCGAATACCAAGAAGAAATCAGCGCGGTAGGGCCCGACGGGAAAATTGAATGTTTCGTCCCGGGACCAGGTCGGTTTTGGCCAACGGAAACTTTGGGCGCGGCCCCGGTTTCCAAACTGGTTCTATCCCCGAGATCCCCTAAGATGCCGGAAACAATTGAGATTCCAGTGAACCCAGATTTGTTGGATGCGGGGGATCACAACGGATCAACCTTCTACCAACATCAAAGGTTTCTGAATGTCGTCCGAGGACAAGGTGCGGTTGAGGTAAGCCTAACCGATGGTGCACGCGCGGTGTTAATGGGGCAAGCGGCCCAAGAATCTGCGAGGACCGGTCGGGCTGTTGACCTTAGTTTTTAG
- a CDS encoding EAL domain-containing protein, whose translation MFDRQTFQFLNASRGALENTGYTQAEIQTMCVYDLNPDLNTRWVADKMVPLFEKKESMITLGTTLRRKDGTIYEADAVVQLTDSPDPDLIAYVVDISARNQAQQQAREAQDVLRTAIETLPDAFVLYDKNDHLVVCNQKYKEFYPLSASVMEPGTPFIDILREGLKQGEYVEAVGREQDWLVERMRQHQEAQINMKQHLIDGRWLRIIESETPDGGRVGLRIDITEEIESRNRAEQAEQYLIDAINASPAGFLLFDKDDRLVLYNPQISTMFNKVDWEPAIGLSFEDVLRESIRAHPMNLAGKKEQEWLESVLSNRNDSTHIYEGQMKDGTWIRFLDQRSTDGGYVSFRFDITAFKHQEAELRLAAQTDPLTGLLNRRGLSDVLDALTKADPTAEFALLHIDLDKFKAINDVMGHAAGDHVLIQSGIKLRTQTRRDDVVARVGGDEFVICCKITELTDVDAMARRVVETQSEPIIFEDKPCYVGASIGVATWRPRTGQLADQALQDADIALKISKDSGRGKYVTFLPEMRHLAQASAQLAHEIVQALADDAFCVWFQPQLSLDGEKVIGFESLVRWQHPERGLLLPGDFLPAADEANLMDSLDQHVLYLTCAAMSELMAAGFENPRFSINLSTSRLCDPNLLDTIHTNLSLFDLRPDQLVMEILESTLLDERTANVVENIGKLAASGFSVELDDFGTGHTAIASLREFPVDRIKIDRSLIRGIDQDAELRMITSAIINLCSGLGLNAICEGVETAAELSVLKELGCREVQGYYFAKPMPISDLVSWLWDRNQPLAADIAKN comes from the coding sequence TTGTTTGACCGACAAACCTTTCAGTTTTTAAACGCCAGCCGTGGTGCGTTGGAAAATACCGGATATACCCAAGCTGAAATTCAGACCATGTGCGTCTATGATTTAAACCCTGACCTGAACACTCGGTGGGTTGCAGACAAAATGGTGCCGCTTTTCGAGAAAAAAGAGAGCATGATCACCCTTGGCACGACATTGCGTCGCAAGGATGGGACCATATACGAAGCGGACGCAGTCGTTCAGCTAACCGATTCACCTGACCCAGACCTGATTGCCTATGTGGTCGATATCAGCGCGCGCAACCAAGCACAGCAACAAGCGCGTGAAGCACAGGATGTGTTGCGAACTGCAATTGAAACATTGCCGGATGCCTTTGTTTTATATGACAAAAATGATCACTTGGTCGTCTGCAACCAAAAATACAAGGAATTCTACCCGCTGAGCGCCAGCGTGATGGAACCCGGAACCCCGTTTATCGACATATTAAGGGAAGGATTGAAACAAGGCGAGTATGTCGAGGCCGTTGGTCGAGAACAGGATTGGCTTGTTGAACGGATGCGTCAACACCAAGAAGCCCAGATCAACATGAAACAACATCTGATTGATGGCAGATGGTTACGCATTATTGAAAGTGAGACCCCAGATGGGGGGCGCGTTGGGTTACGCATTGATATCACAGAAGAAATCGAAAGCCGGAACCGAGCGGAACAAGCGGAACAATACCTGATAGATGCGATCAATGCCTCCCCGGCGGGTTTCCTGCTTTTTGACAAAGATGACCGTCTGGTCCTTTATAATCCGCAGATTTCCACAATGTTTAACAAAGTCGATTGGGAACCTGCGATCGGGCTCAGCTTCGAAGACGTTCTGCGCGAAAGCATCCGCGCCCACCCCATGAACTTGGCCGGCAAAAAAGAACAAGAATGGTTGGAGAGTGTTTTATCTAACCGCAATGATTCCACCCATATTTACGAAGGCCAAATGAAAGACGGAACCTGGATTCGGTTTCTAGATCAACGCTCTACGGATGGCGGATATGTTAGTTTTCGCTTCGACATTACCGCATTCAAACATCAAGAGGCCGAACTGCGCCTTGCTGCTCAAACCGATCCGCTGACGGGGTTGCTAAACCGGCGTGGGCTAAGTGATGTTTTGGACGCATTGACCAAAGCTGACCCAACCGCGGAATTTGCGCTATTGCACATCGATTTGGACAAATTCAAAGCGATCAATGACGTGATGGGCCACGCTGCCGGGGACCATGTTCTGATCCAATCAGGGATCAAACTGCGCACCCAAACCAGGCGGGATGATGTGGTCGCGCGTGTGGGCGGCGATGAATTCGTGATTTGCTGCAAAATCACCGAGTTAACGGATGTTGATGCTATGGCGCGTCGGGTTGTCGAAACCCAGTCAGAACCCATTATTTTCGAAGACAAACCCTGTTATGTCGGTGCCAGTATCGGGGTTGCGACCTGGCGTCCGCGCACAGGACAACTGGCGGATCAAGCGTTACAAGATGCTGATATTGCACTAAAAATTTCAAAGGACTCAGGAAGAGGTAAATACGTCACCTTCCTTCCGGAAATGCGACACCTTGCACAAGCCAGTGCGCAATTGGCCCATGAAATCGTCCAAGCGTTGGCCGATGATGCGTTTTGTGTTTGGTTCCAGCCTCAATTGTCGCTTGATGGCGAAAAAGTCATTGGATTCGAAAGCCTTGTCCGCTGGCAACATCCCGAACGTGGCTTGTTGTTGCCTGGGGATTTTTTGCCCGCAGCGGACGAAGCAAATCTGATGGATTCCCTTGATCAGCATGTTTTGTATCTCACCTGTGCCGCCATGTCAGAACTGATGGCTGCTGGTTTTGAAAACCCGCGTTTCAGCATCAACTTGTCGACGTCGCGTTTATGTGATCCAAATCTGCTGGACACAATTCACACGAACCTCAGTCTGTTTGATCTTCGTCCCGATCAGTTGGTTATGGAAATACTTGAATCGACATTGCTGGATGAAAGAACCGCAAATGTCGTTGAAAACATTGGGAAACTGGCGGCGTCAGGGTTTTCCGTAGAGCTAGATGATTTTGGAACCGGCCATACCGCCATCGCGAGCCTTCGCGAATTCCCCGTTGATCGAATTAAAATTGACCGCAGCTTGATCCGAGGGATTGATCAAGACGCCGAGCTTCGCATGATCACCTCTGCGATCATTAACCTTTGTTCCGGATTGGGTTTGAACGCCATATGCGAAGGGGTGGAAACAGCAGCCGAACTCTCTGTTTTGAAGGAGCTCGGCTGCCGAGAAGTGCAAGGGTACTATTTTGCAAAACCTATGCCGATTTCGGATCTCGTTTCTTGGCTTTGGGACAGAAATCAACCGCTCGCGGCCGATATAGCTAAAAACTAA
- a CDS encoding sorbosone dehydrogenase family protein has translation MSRFAAIICCTVAASPLSAVTLHLELITPDPAGGTVVDIQPLQGADQGGYFLSLRSGAISHRNGATGEQSVILDQVPDDNFDLAYGMTLAPDHAMSGQVYISYATTDNRHVIARYTETASGMLDPNSAQIVMSIQHDRSNNHYGGDVEFGPDGYLYVTTGDGNQDIHASPIDSQDVTNRLGSVLRVDVGGDAYPDDPFNNYAIPADNPDFGAGADPALWAIGLRNPFQATFDPLTGRYFIADVGEDGAEEINIGVAGANYGWNVYEGTAPLTGGGELATGTLTDPFYAYGHDQGQSITGGLVYRDGLAELSILEGQYLFGDFRTPGLYGFDASSPLGTAPAITSYDFITDVGRLGSIVALGRDGAGHLYVSSLYGGVYEVTGVSGLPAVPAPLTLPLLATGFGIMALFQRRRCRGFAIKSHTDF, from the coding sequence TTGAGCCGGTTTGCAGCGATCATTTGCTGCACGGTTGCTGCCTCACCTTTGTCGGCTGTGACTTTGCATCTTGAATTGATCACCCCAGATCCCGCTGGCGGGACGGTGGTTGATATTCAGCCGTTACAAGGCGCAGATCAGGGGGGATATTTCCTGTCATTGCGATCCGGTGCCATTTCCCACCGAAATGGCGCAACGGGTGAACAATCTGTCATTCTTGACCAGGTGCCAGACGACAATTTCGATCTGGCCTATGGGATGACACTTGCACCGGATCACGCGATGAGTGGCCAAGTTTACATCAGCTATGCCACAACCGATAACCGCCATGTGATTGCGCGATACACAGAAACGGCGTCGGGAATGCTTGATCCCAATTCCGCACAGATTGTGATGTCTATTCAACATGATCGCAGCAACAACCATTATGGGGGGGATGTTGAATTTGGCCCCGATGGATATTTGTATGTCACAACTGGGGATGGCAATCAGGACATACATGCCAGTCCAATCGACAGTCAGGATGTCACCAACCGGCTTGGATCGGTTCTGAGGGTGGATGTGGGCGGGGATGCCTATCCTGATGATCCGTTCAATAACTACGCAATCCCAGCCGACAATCCGGATTTTGGGGCAGGGGCCGATCCCGCATTATGGGCGATTGGGCTGAGAAATCCGTTTCAGGCGACCTTTGATCCCCTAACCGGGCGTTATTTTATCGCGGATGTCGGTGAAGATGGCGCAGAAGAGATCAATATAGGTGTCGCTGGGGCAAATTACGGCTGGAACGTTTATGAAGGCACAGCACCCCTGACAGGCGGAGGTGAGCTCGCCACTGGGACGCTTACCGACCCGTTTTACGCGTATGGGCACGATCAAGGTCAATCGATCACAGGCGGTTTGGTTTATCGTGATGGATTGGCAGAATTAAGCATTCTGGAAGGCCAATATCTGTTTGGCGACTTTCGTACCCCCGGCCTGTACGGATTTGACGCAAGCAGCCCATTGGGGACCGCGCCCGCCATCACGTCCTATGATTTCATAACCGATGTGGGGCGTTTGGGATCGATCGTTGCACTGGGGCGTGACGGGGCGGGGCATTTATATGTCTCAAGCCTATATGGCGGTGTCTACGAAGTGACCGGCGTGTCGGGATTGCCCGCAGTTCCTGCACCGTTAACATTGCCATTATTGGCAACGGGTTTTGGAATAATGGCATTGTTCCAACGACGTAGGTGCAGGGGATTTGCAATAAAATCGCACACTGATTTTTGA
- a CDS encoding response regulator — MKKKILAVDDSRTMRSLLERALHDAGFDVDLAEDGVDGLDKLEDAQPDLVITDINMPRLDGFGVIEGIRAMDQYRGLPILVLTTESGAELKSKARKAGATGWIVKPFDQDKLVSAINRIVA, encoded by the coding sequence ATGAAAAAGAAAATCCTCGCAGTTGACGATTCTCGCACCATGCGAAGCCTTCTTGAACGGGCCTTACATGATGCTGGGTTCGATGTAGACCTCGCAGAAGATGGAGTTGATGGGTTGGACAAACTCGAAGACGCGCAACCGGACCTGGTCATCACTGACATCAATATGCCCCGCTTGGATGGATTTGGCGTGATTGAAGGTATTCGGGCAATGGATCAATACCGTGGATTGCCAATTCTGGTTCTAACAACAGAGAGTGGCGCTGAGCTAAAATCCAAGGCCCGAAAAGCCGGGGCCACGGGATGGATCGTAAAACCCTTTGACCAAGACAAGCTCGTGTCTGCGATCAACAGGATTGTAGCATAA
- a CDS encoding chemotaxis protein CheA, which translates to MNELRESFFQECDDLMEVLTDGLEALDDGNHDDETINAMFRAVHSIKGGAGAFDLTALVEFSHALENLLDNMRSGKTDPEPNVTAVLFSSGDHLSDLIELSRQGQSPDPQKGAQIVKELFALCGEDPQQAEEEEAEAAANFEPVAFDFGDDDSGDIDPLAAFSAPAETEIECFEIDFKADPDMFRTGNDPALLFRALADTGTLQVEIDDSAVLSLSEQDWADPVLSWKLTLVPIAGVTEQTLHDVFEFVEGICAYEIKEIAAKSTESIVPEVSTDVLPGPEPTQPEVPKKNEVSTQTKLNETVESAPDESAAKPAQKSQNRASAAARNTIRVELFKVDRLINLVGELVISEAMLRQSMGELEISSHGSIDSAMGQLKQLSGILQESVMTIRAQPVRGLFQRMSRIVRESSKESGKSARLVTNGDATEVDKTVTERLVDPLTHMIRNAVDHGLENPEDRVKAGKPERGTVTLSAAHRSGRVLITLSDDGAGINRKRVRQVAEQKGLVSPEDDLSDSEVDNLLFMPGFSTNDEVSKLSGRGVGMDVVRSEISALGGRVSLQSVAGQGTTLTISLPLTLAVLEGMIVSVAGQTVVVPTTALRETFRTDEASIHQFCASDRVLSMHDGLVPIVDLGAALGFRQPLDDISAQSLLLIEGDSNKRTALVVDEIQGQREVVIKGLEQNYQRIPGISAATILGDGHIALIVDTDQLMDQTQTPNQAVPKLDENAMIGSLHS; encoded by the coding sequence ATGAACGAACTGCGGGAAAGCTTTTTTCAAGAATGTGATGACCTCATGGAGGTTCTCACAGATGGTCTTGAGGCGCTGGATGATGGCAATCACGATGACGAAACCATCAACGCGATGTTTCGGGCCGTCCATTCAATCAAAGGCGGGGCAGGGGCATTTGACCTCACGGCGCTGGTCGAGTTTTCACACGCCCTAGAAAACCTCTTGGACAATATGCGTTCCGGGAAAACGGATCCGGAACCCAATGTAACGGCAGTGTTGTTCTCTTCGGGTGATCATCTATCTGATTTGATTGAATTATCTCGCCAAGGGCAAAGCCCAGACCCCCAAAAAGGCGCGCAGATTGTCAAAGAATTGTTCGCCCTTTGTGGTGAGGACCCGCAACAGGCAGAAGAAGAAGAAGCAGAAGCGGCTGCAAATTTTGAACCTGTTGCCTTTGACTTTGGGGATGACGATTCGGGTGATATAGATCCTCTTGCTGCCTTCTCGGCCCCCGCCGAGACCGAAATCGAATGCTTTGAAATCGACTTCAAAGCAGATCCAGACATGTTCAGAACCGGGAATGATCCAGCTTTGCTGTTCCGTGCTTTGGCTGATACCGGTACATTGCAGGTCGAAATTGATGACAGCGCTGTTTTGTCTTTGTCGGAACAGGACTGGGCGGATCCAGTCCTAAGCTGGAAGCTAACGCTTGTTCCAATTGCTGGAGTAACCGAACAAACTCTTCACGATGTATTTGAATTCGTAGAAGGGATTTGCGCATACGAAATCAAAGAGATTGCGGCCAAATCTACTGAATCCATCGTTCCAGAAGTTTCAACGGATGTTCTGCCTGGACCTGAGCCAACTCAACCCGAAGTCCCAAAAAAAAATGAAGTTTCCACTCAAACTAAATTAAATGAGACAGTTGAGTCTGCCCCGGATGAAAGTGCTGCCAAGCCCGCTCAAAAGTCACAAAACCGTGCTTCCGCGGCGGCGCGCAACACTATTCGCGTTGAATTGTTCAAAGTAGATAGATTGATAAATCTGGTTGGTGAACTGGTTATCAGTGAAGCAATGCTTCGCCAATCAATGGGGGAATTGGAAATTTCATCGCATGGATCGATCGATTCAGCGATGGGGCAACTCAAACAACTCTCTGGAATCTTGCAAGAAAGCGTCATGACTATTCGCGCACAGCCAGTACGTGGTCTGTTTCAGCGAATGTCGCGCATCGTTCGAGAAAGCAGTAAAGAATCTGGTAAATCTGCACGTTTGGTTACGAACGGAGATGCAACGGAAGTCGATAAAACTGTTACTGAAAGGCTTGTCGATCCATTAACTCACATGATCCGAAACGCCGTCGATCATGGGCTTGAAAACCCAGAGGATAGAGTAAAAGCAGGAAAGCCGGAAAGAGGCACCGTAACGTTGAGTGCTGCGCATAGATCAGGACGTGTTCTTATTACATTGAGCGATGATGGCGCCGGCATAAACCGAAAACGGGTTCGACAAGTTGCCGAGCAAAAGGGACTGGTTTCACCAGAAGATGATCTTTCAGATTCTGAAGTGGACAACCTTTTATTCATGCCTGGTTTCTCTACAAATGATGAGGTTTCCAAACTGTCTGGGCGTGGCGTCGGGATGGACGTTGTTCGTAGCGAAATTAGCGCATTAGGCGGACGGGTAAGCTTACAATCTGTTGCAGGTCAGGGCACAACTTTAACGATCAGCTTGCCTCTTACATTGGCTGTTCTTGAAGGGATGATTGTTAGTGTCGCTGGACAAACAGTTGTCGTTCCAACGACGGCCCTCAGAGAAACCTTTAGGACCGACGAAGCTTCCATCCATCAATTTTGTGCCAGCGATCGGGTTCTATCGATGCATGATGGGTTGGTACCGATCGTTGACTTAGGGGCTGCACTTGGGTTCCGCCAACCATTGGACGATATTTCAGCTCAATCTCTACTTTTGATAGAAGGAGATTCCAACAAACGAACAGCTCTGGTCGTCGATGAAATTCAGGGCCAAAGAGAAGTTGTAATCAAAGGGCTTGAGCAAAACTATCAACGTATTCCGGGAATTTCGGCGGCTACAATTCTTGGTGATGGGCATATTGCTCTGATCGTGGATACCGACCAATTGATGGACCAGACACAGACGCCTAACCAGGCGGTTCCTAAATTAGATGAAAACGCCATGATAGGGAGTCTACATTCATGA